In Streptococcus sp. SN-1, a single genomic region encodes these proteins:
- a CDS encoding DMT family transporter, giving the protein MNQYQKKIVKGTIYSLLSGLIWGICGILGEYFFTHYQVSSGWITSMRLTLAGSLVLIWSAMQLKSQVLDIWRDKKNYLPFLAYAILGIFSVQYFFYLCVEYSNAATATILQFISPVFILFYNRLVYQKRASKSAIFYVLVAMLGVCLMATKGDLSQLSMTPLALITGLLSAMGVMFNVILPQPFAKRYGFVPTVGWGMILAGLFSNVLSPVYQLSFTPDIWSILICLIIAFFGTAFAFFISMKAVSLVSPLVVSVISASEPLSSALLSVLFLGLVVDWSLLLAMALIILPMIFLSIEEAKESK; this is encoded by the coding sequence ATGAATCAATATCAGAAAAAGATTGTTAAAGGAACCATTTATTCGCTCCTATCCGGCTTAATCTGGGGAATATGTGGAATTTTAGGAGAGTATTTCTTTACTCATTACCAGGTGTCTTCGGGCTGGATTACTTCTATGCGTTTGACACTGGCAGGGAGTCTTGTGCTCATTTGGTCTGCAATGCAATTAAAATCGCAAGTGCTAGATATTTGGCGAGATAAGAAAAATTACCTGCCCTTTTTAGCCTATGCTATTTTGGGGATTTTTTCAGTCCAGTATTTTTTCTATCTCTGTGTAGAATATTCAAATGCAGCGACAGCAACTATTTTACAGTTTATTAGCCCTGTCTTTATCCTCTTTTACAATCGCTTGGTTTATCAAAAACGAGCTTCAAAAAGTGCTATTTTCTATGTTTTGGTTGCCATGTTGGGTGTTTGTTTGATGGCGACAAAGGGAGATCTCTCTCAGTTATCCATGACGCCGCTAGCCCTTATAACAGGTCTGCTGAGCGCTATGGGGGTTATGTTTAATGTTATCCTACCTCAGCCTTTTGCTAAGCGCTACGGTTTTGTTCCCACGGTTGGGTGGGGGATGATTTTGGCAGGTTTATTTAGCAATGTTCTCTCGCCGGTTTATCAGCTTTCCTTTACTCCTGATATTTGGAGTATCTTGATTTGCCTCATTATCGCTTTCTTTGGGACGGCTTTTGCCTTTTTCATTTCAATGAAGGCTGTTTCCTTGGTTTCTCCTTTGGTGGTTTCCGTTATCAGTGCCAGTGAACCTCTCTCTTCTGCCCTTTTGAGTGTTTTGTTTTTAGGCTTGGTAGTGGATTGGTCCCTTCTTCTAGCAATGGCCTTGATTATTTTACCTATGATTTTCCTATCGATAGAAGAAGCGAAAGAAAGTAAATAA
- the pbp1b gene encoding penicillin-binding protein PBP1B: protein MQNQLNELKRKMLEFFQQKQKNKKLASPGKKGSSVQKSKSLEKPAIFPAILLSIKALFNLLFVLGFLGGMLGAGIALGYGVALFDKVRVPQTEELVHQVKDISSISEITYADGTVIASIESDLLRTSISSEQISENLKKAIIATEDEHFKEHKGVVPKAVIRATLGKFVGLGSSSGGSTLTQQLIKQQVVGDAPTLARKATEIVDALALERVMNKDEILTTYLNVAPFGRNNKGQNIAGAQQAAEGIFGVDASQLTVPQAAFLAGLPQSPITYSPYENTGELKSDEDLEIGLRRAKAVLYSMYRTGALSKDEYSQYKDYNLKQDFLPSATVTGVSRGYLYFTALAEAQERMYDYLARRDNVSAKELKNEATQKFYRDLAAKEIENGGYKITTTIDQKIHSAMQNAVADYGYLLDDGTGRVEVGNVLMDNQTGAILGFVGGRNYQENQNNHAFDTKRSPASTTKPLLAYGIAIDQGLMGSETILSNYPTNFANGDPIMYANSKGTGMMTLGEALNYSWNIPAYWTYRMLREKGVDVKGYMEKMGYEIPEYGIESLPMGGGIEVTVAQHTNGYQTLANNGLYHKKHVISKIEAADGRVVYEYQDKPVQVYSKATATIMQGLLREVLSSRVTTTFKTNLTSLNPTLANADWIGKTGTTNQDENMWLMLSTPRLTLGGWIGHDDNHSLSRRAGYSNNSNYMAHLVNAIQQASPSIWGNERFALDPSVVKSEVLKSTGQKPGKVSVEGKEVEVTGSTVTSYWANKAGAPTTSYRFAIGGSDADYQNAWSSIVGSLPTPSSSSSSSSSSSDSSNSSATRPSSSRTRR, encoded by the coding sequence ATGCAAAATCAATTAAATGAATTAAAACGAAAAATGCTGGAATTTTTCCAGCAAAAACAAAAAAATAAAAAATTAGCTAGCCCTGGCAAGAAAGGCTCAAGTGTCCAAAAATCTAAATCCTTAGAGAAGCCAGCCATTTTTCCAGCTATTTTACTGAGTATAAAAGCCCTATTTAACTTACTCTTTGTGCTCGGTTTTCTAGGAGGAATGTTGGGAGCTGGGATTGCTTTGGGGTACGGAGTGGCCTTATTTGACAAGGTTCGGGTGCCTCAGACAGAAGAATTGGTACATCAGGTCAAAGATATTTCTTCGATTTCAGAGATTACCTATGCGGATGGGACGGTAATTGCTTCCATAGAGAGTGATTTGTTGCGTACTTCTATCTCATCTGAGCAAATTTCGGAAAATCTGAAGAAGGCTATTATTGCGACGGAAGACGAACACTTTAAAGAACATAAGGGTGTAGTGCCCAAGGCGGTGATTCGTGCGACCTTGGGGAAATTTGTAGGTTTGGGTTCCTCTAGTGGGGGTTCAACTTTGACCCAGCAACTGATTAAACAGCAGGTGGTTGGGGATGCACCGACCTTGGCTCGTAAGGCGACAGAGATTGTGGATGCTCTTGCCTTGGAACGCGTCATGAATAAAGATGAGATTTTAACGACCTATCTCAATGTGGCTCCGTTTGGTCGAAATAATAAGGGGCAGAATATTGCAGGAGCTCAGCAGGCAGCTGAGGGGATTTTCGGTGTAGATGCAAGTCAGTTGACTGTTCCTCAAGCAGCATTTTTAGCAGGACTTCCACAGAGTCCCATTACCTATTCCCCTTATGAAAATACTGGGGAGTTGAAGAGTGATGAAGACTTAGAAATAGGCTTGAGACGGGCTAAGGCAGTTCTTTACAGTATGTATCGTACAGGTGCATTAAGCAAAGACGAGTATTCTCAATATAAGGATTACAATCTTAAACAGGACTTTCTCCCTTCAGCTACAGTCACAGGTGTGTCACGAGGCTATTTATACTTTACAGCCTTGGCAGAAGCTCAGGAACGTATGTATGACTATCTAGCTCGGAGAGACAATGTCTCCGCTAAGGAGTTGAAAAATGAGGCAACTCAGAAGTTCTATCGCGATCTGGCAGCCAAGGAAATTGAAAATGGTGGTTATAAAATTACTACTACCATAGACCAGAAAATTCATTCTGCCATGCAAAATGCAGTTGCTGACTATGGCTATCTTTTAGACGATGGAACAGGTCGTGTAGAAGTAGGGAATGTCCTGATGGACAACCAAACAGGTGCTATTCTAGGCTTTGTAGGTGGTCGTAATTATCAAGAAAATCAAAATAATCATGCCTTTGATACCAAACGTTCGCCAGCTTCTACTACCAAGCCTTTGCTGGCCTACGGTATTGCTATTGATCAGGGCTTGATGGGAAGCGAAACGATCCTATCTAACTATCCAACAAACTTTGCCAATGGCGATCCGATTATGTATGCTAATAGTAAGGGAACAGGAATGATGACTTTGGGAGAAGCTTTGAACTATTCATGGAATATCCCTGCTTACTGGACCTATCGTATGCTCCGTGAAAAGGGTGTTGATGTCAAGGGTTATATGGAAAAGATGGGTTACGAGATTCCTGAGTACGGTATTGAGAGCCTGCCAATGGGTGGTGGTATCGAAGTCACAGTTGCCCAGCATACCAATGGCTATCAGACCCTAGCAAATAATGGTCTATATCATAAAAAACATGTGATTTCTAAAATTGAAGCAGCAGATGGTAGAGTGGTGTATGAATATCAGGATAAACCAGTTCAAGTCTATTCAAAAGCTACTGCGACGATTATGCAGGGCTTGTTGCGAGAAGTTCTATCCTCTCGTGTGACAACAACCTTCAAGACAAATCTGACTTCTTTAAATCCTACTCTGGCTAATGCAGATTGGATTGGGAAGACTGGTACAACCAACCAAGACGAAAATATGTGGCTCATGCTTTCGACACCTAGATTAACCCTAGGCGGCTGGATTGGGCATGATGATAATCATTCATTGTCACGTAGAGCAGGTTATTCCAATAACTCTAATTACATGGCTCATCTGGTAAATGCGATTCAGCAAGCCTCCCCAAGCATTTGGGGGAACGAGCGCTTCGCTTTAGATCCTAGTGTCGTAAAATCCGAAGTCTTGAAATCAACAGGTCAAAAACCAGGGAAGGTTTCTGTTGAAGGAAAAGAGGTAGAGGTCACAGGTTCGACTGTTACCAGCTATTGGGCTAATAAGGCAGGAGCGCCAACGACCAGTTATCGCTTTGCTATTGGCGGAAGTGATGCGGATTACCAGAATGCTTGGTCTAGCATCGTGGGGAGTTTACCAACTCCATCAAGCTCCAGCAGTTCAAGTAGTAGCTCTAGCGATAGCAGTAACTCAAGTGCTACACGACCTTCTTCTTCAAGGACGAGACGATAA
- a CDS encoding putative RNA methyltransferase — protein sequence MNTNLKPKLQRFASATAFACPICQENLTLVESSLKCNNRHSFDLAKFGYVNLAPQIKQSANYDKENFQNRQQILEAGFYQAILEAVSDLLASSETSTTVLDIGCGEGFYSRKLQESHPDKTFYAFDISKDSVQIAAKSEANWAVNWFVGDLARLPIKDASMDILLDIFSPANYGEFRRVLSKDGVLIKVIPTENHLKEIRQRVQDQLTNKDYSNQDIKNHFQEYFTILSNQTVSLTKTITTEHLQALLSMTPLLFHIDQTKIDWSQLTEITIEAEILVGKAF from the coding sequence ATGAATACAAATCTCAAACCCAAACTTCAGCGTTTTGCTTCTGCGACTGCCTTTGCCTGTCCTATCTGTCAAGAAAATCTGACTCTGGTAGAGAGCAGTCTCAAATGCAACAATCGCCATTCTTTTGACTTGGCTAAATTTGGCTATGTCAACCTAGCCCCTCAAATCAAGCAATCTGCCAACTACGACAAGGAAAACTTTCAAAACCGCCAACAAATCCTAGAAGCCGGCTTTTATCAGGCTATCTTAGAGGCTGTATCTGACTTGCTAGCCAGTTCAGAAACTAGCACCACAGTCTTAGATATCGGTTGTGGCGAGGGATTCTACTCTCGTAAGCTACAAGAAAGTCACCCTGACAAAACCTTCTATGCCTTTGACATCTCCAAAGATTCAGTCCAAATCGCTGCTAAAAGTGAAGCCAACTGGGCAGTCAATTGGTTCGTTGGCGACTTGGCACGACTTCCTATAAAAGACGCCAGCATGGATATCCTACTAGATATCTTTTCACCTGCCAACTATGGAGAATTTCGTCGCGTTTTATCCAAAGACGGCGTCTTGATAAAGGTCATCCCAACGGAAAATCACCTCAAAGAAATTCGCCAAAGGGTACAAGACCAACTGACAAACAAGGATTATTCTAATCAAGATATCAAAAATCATTTCCAAGAATACTTTACCATCCTATCTAACCAAACGGTCTCTCTGACTAAGACTATCACAACAGAGCATCTTCAAGCCCTACTCAGCATGACTCCTCTCCTCTTTCACATCGACCAGACTAAGATTGACTGGAGCCAACTGACAGAGATTACCATTGAAGCAGAGATTCTGGTCGGGAAAGCATTCTAA
- the dapD gene encoding 2,3,4,5-tetrahydropyridine-2,6-dicarboxylate N-acetyltransferase yields MTATKMNAQEIIQFIANAEKKTSVKVTFEGELATAVPGSVVKLGNVLFGDWKDVAPLLEGLVENQDYVVEQDARNSAVPLLDKRDINARIEPGAIIRDQVEIGDNAVIMMGAVINIGAEIGAGTMIDMGAILGGRAIVGKNSHVGAGAVLAGVIEPASAEPVRVGDNVLIGANAVVIEGVQIGSGSVVAAGAIVTQDVPENVVVAGVPARIIKEIDAQTQQKTALEDALRTL; encoded by the coding sequence ATGACTGCCACAAAAATGAACGCTCAAGAAATTATCCAATTTATCGCCAATGCTGAAAAGAAAACCAGTGTGAAAGTAACCTTTGAGGGGGAACTTGCAACTGCTGTACCTGGATCTGTTGTTAAACTAGGAAATGTCCTATTTGGAGACTGGAAGGACGTAGCTCCTCTTCTCGAGGGTTTAGTAGAAAATCAAGACTATGTTGTTGAGCAAGACGCTCGTAATTCTGCCGTTCCTTTGCTAGATAAACGTGATATCAATGCTCGTATCGAGCCAGGTGCTATTATCCGTGATCAAGTTGAAATTGGTGATAATGCTGTTATCATGATGGGGGCTGTTATCAATATTGGTGCTGAAATTGGTGCAGGAACTATGATTGACATGGGGGCTATCCTTGGTGGCCGTGCTATCGTTGGGAAAAACAGTCACGTTGGTGCGGGTGCCGTTTTGGCAGGTGTGATTGAGCCAGCTAGCGCAGAACCAGTCCGTGTTGGGGACAATGTTCTGATTGGTGCCAATGCAGTGGTTATCGAAGGAGTCCAAATCGGTAGTGGTTCAGTTGTGGCAGCAGGAGCTATTGTTACCCAAGATGTCCCAGAAAACGTGGTGGTAGCAGGTGTTCCAGCTCGCATTATCAAAGAGATTGATGCCCAAACCCAACAAAAAACAGCGCTAGAGGATGCGCTTCGTACCTTGTAA
- a CDS encoding 5-formyltetrahydrofolate cyclo-ligase, with amino-acid sequence MKSELRKQVLHEMKAIPREQKQFIDQALTERLLQHPFYQEAKVIASYLSFPHEFQTQELIDQALRDGKKVLIPKTYPKGRMDFVVYDPQQLVKTSFGLLEPQGDLEVVDASRIDLIHVPGLAFTTKGYRIGYGGGYYDRYLEHFSGHTLSTIYPCQVQDFMPENHDIPVQEVLIDEGNL; translated from the coding sequence ATGAAATCGGAATTACGCAAGCAAGTCTTGCACGAAATGAAGGCTATCCCTCGAGAGCAAAAACAGTTTATAGACCAAGCTTTAACTGAGCGACTTTTACAACACCCCTTTTACCAAGAAGCCAAGGTCATCGCAAGCTACCTCTCTTTTCCTCATGAGTTTCAAACTCAGGAACTGATTGACCAGGCGCTGAGGGACGGCAAGAAGGTTCTGATACCCAAAACTTATCCCAAGGGGCGCATGGACTTTGTAGTCTATGATCCGCAGCAGTTGGTAAAAACTTCCTTTGGCTTACTGGAGCCACAGGGAGATTTGGAAGTGGTAGATGCCTCTCGGATTGATTTGATTCATGTTCCTGGCTTGGCTTTTACGACCAAGGGCTATCGGATTGGCTACGGTGGAGGTTACTATGATCGCTATCTGGAACATTTTTCTGGTCATACTTTGAGTACGATATATCCTTGTCAAGTTCAGGACTTTATGCCTGAAAACCATGATATTCCTGTTCAGGAGGTATTAATTGATGAAGGAAATCTTTGA
- a CDS encoding N-acetyldiaminopimelate deacetylase encodes MLDLIQTRRDLHQIPEIGLEEFKTQAYLLDVIEKLTAGKDFVQVRTWRTGILVYLQGSQPERTIGWRTDIDGLPIVEQTGLPFASQHQDRMHACGHDFHMTIALGCLERALEEQPKNNMLFLFQPAEENEAGGMLMYEDGAFGDWLPDQFYGLHVRPDLKVGQIATNTHTLFAGTCEVKIRFKGKGGHAAFPHEANDALVAASYFVTQVQSVVSRNVNPIEGAVVTFGVFQAGTTNNVITDTAFLHGTIRALTQDMSLLVQKRVKTVAEGVAAAFDMEVEVELKQGGYLPVENNPALARELMDFFEEKDGIELIDIEPAMTGEDFGYLLSKVDGVMFWLGIDSPYALHHPQMSPKEEALAIGVDAVSSFLKKKAVE; translated from the coding sequence ATGTTAGATTTGATTCAGACTAGACGAGATTTGCACCAGATTCCAGAGATTGGCTTGGAGGAGTTCAAGACTCAGGCTTATTTGCTGGATGTGATTGAAAAATTGACTGCGGGCAAGGATTTTGTCCAAGTTCGTACTTGGCGGACAGGTATTTTGGTTTATTTGCAGGGAAGTCAGCCAGAGCGAACCATTGGTTGGAGAACAGATATTGATGGCCTACCTATTGTCGAACAAACAGGCCTTCCTTTCGCCTCTCAGCACCAAGATCGTATGCACGCTTGTGGACATGATTTCCACATGACCATTGCCTTGGGCTGTCTTGAGCGAGCCCTTGAGGAGCAACCAAAGAACAATATGCTCTTTCTGTTTCAGCCTGCTGAAGAAAATGAAGCTGGTGGCATGCTCATGTATGAGGATGGCGCTTTTGGAGATTGGTTGCCAGACCAGTTTTATGGCCTCCATGTTCGACCAGATCTGAAGGTTGGACAAATTGCGACCAATACTCATACACTTTTTGCAGGGACTTGCGAGGTGAAGATTCGTTTTAAAGGTAAAGGAGGACATGCAGCTTTTCCTCATGAAGCCAATGACGCCTTGGTGGCGGCTAGTTACTTTGTGACCCAGGTGCAGTCAGTTGTTAGCCGCAATGTCAACCCAATCGAGGGAGCGGTGGTGACCTTTGGTGTTTTTCAGGCTGGAACAACCAACAATGTTATCACAGACACAGCCTTTTTGCATGGAACCATTCGGGCGTTGACACAGGATATGAGTCTCTTGGTGCAAAAGAGGGTCAAAACAGTTGCAGAAGGAGTTGCAGCAGCCTTTGATATGGAAGTCGAAGTGGAACTCAAGCAAGGTGGTTATCTGCCTGTTGAAAATAATCCAGCTTTGGCGCGTGAACTGATGGATTTCTTTGAAGAAAAAGACGGAATTGAGTTGATTGATATCGAGCCTGCTATGACAGGTGAAGACTTTGGTTATCTCCTTTCAAAAGTTGATGGCGTTATGTTCTGGCTTGGTATAGATAGTCCCTACGCCCTTCATCACCCTCAGATGAGTCCTAAGGAAGAAGCCTTAGCCATTGGGGTAGATGCGGTCTCTAGTTTCCTGAAAAAGAAGGCAGTAGAGTAG
- a CDS encoding heavy metal translocating P-type ATPase, with product MSFKVLYRGYQHIRLSSSFSLTLDIQDYLRSLARDEKGVESIQFYMDQQHFTLRIKEGFSVLDNTEAFLKRIDKGKVSELMTLPIRREESAYSIVSGAAIKRMIFRSFVPYPIRYIWTCYQALGYIREAYQTLARKELTMEVLDCSAILLSLFMNQSKTASNIMFMLALGNHLDQWSLKKTATDLEQSLLAKESDVFLVQGDTVVSIKSSDVQIGDVLVLSQGNEILFDGQVVSGLGMVNESSLTGESFPVEKRESDLVCANTVLETGELRIRVTDNQMNSRILQLIELMKKSEENKKTKQRYFIKMADKVVKYNFLGAGLTYLLTGSFSKAISFLLVDFSCALKISTPVAYLTAIKEGLNREMVIKDGDVLEKYLEVDTFLFDKTGTITTSYPIVEKVLHFGDYSEEDILRISACLEEHIYHPIANAIVKQAEIEGIEHEEMHGKLQYIASKGIKSHIDGQPVLIGNYVLMQDEQIHISSEQNALIEEHKSHYNLLFLAYQNELIGMFCIHTPLRKEAKAALEKLKVQGKKLILATGDTLVRTEELVKDLPFDQVYTDLKPDGKFELVEELQKAGHTILMVGDGLNDSAALTLSDIGVVMNESADISKQMSDILLLDNRLDFFQELDSLSSSLQTLIKKNIQDTVVVNSSLIGFGLFNWLSPSNLSILHNLTTLRIVLRSLSIKG from the coding sequence ATGTCTTTTAAAGTGCTATATAGAGGATATCAACATATCCGACTATCATCTTCTTTTTCACTCACCTTGGATATTCAAGACTATCTTCGTTCCTTGGCGAGAGATGAAAAGGGAGTTGAGTCTATCCAGTTCTACATGGATCAACAGCACTTTACTCTACGTATAAAAGAAGGCTTCTCCGTATTAGATAATACAGAAGCCTTTTTAAAAAGAATTGATAAAGGGAAAGTTTCTGAGTTGATGACTCTTCCCATTCGTAGAGAAGAGAGTGCTTATTCTATTGTTTCAGGTGCAGCGATTAAGCGTATGATTTTTCGTAGTTTTGTGCCGTATCCTATTCGCTATATATGGACTTGTTATCAGGCTTTGGGTTATATCAGAGAAGCCTATCAAACACTAGCGCGTAAGGAACTAACGATGGAGGTCTTGGACTGTTCGGCGATTTTATTGTCTTTGTTCATGAACCAATCCAAGACGGCTAGCAATATCATGTTTATGCTTGCTTTGGGGAATCATTTAGATCAGTGGTCCTTGAAAAAAACTGCAACAGATTTAGAACAGAGTCTTCTTGCAAAAGAGAGCGATGTATTCTTAGTACAGGGCGATACAGTCGTTAGTATCAAGAGTTCCGATGTTCAAATAGGAGATGTTTTGGTCTTATCTCAAGGAAATGAAATTCTGTTTGATGGACAAGTAGTTTCAGGTTTAGGTATGGTCAACGAAAGTTCCTTGACGGGAGAGAGTTTTCCAGTTGAAAAAAGAGAGTCTGATTTGGTTTGTGCAAATACAGTATTAGAAACTGGAGAGTTACGCATTCGTGTAACCGATAATCAGATGAACAGCCGGATTTTACAACTGATTGAGTTGATGAAGAAATCTGAAGAAAACAAGAAAACGAAACAACGCTATTTCATCAAGATGGCGGACAAGGTCGTCAAATATAATTTCTTGGGGGCTGGGCTGACTTACCTATTAACAGGTTCTTTTTCTAAGGCTATTTCTTTCCTATTGGTCGATTTCTCCTGTGCTTTGAAAATCTCTACTCCTGTAGCTTATTTAACGGCTATCAAGGAGGGGTTGAATCGTGAAATGGTGATTAAGGATGGGGATGTTCTGGAGAAATATCTGGAAGTTGATACTTTCTTGTTTGATAAGACGGGAACAATCACAACTAGCTATCCTATAGTTGAAAAGGTGTTACATTTTGGAGACTATAGTGAGGAAGATATTCTCAGAATCAGTGCCTGTCTTGAGGAGCACATCTATCATCCTATTGCTAATGCCATCGTCAAGCAAGCTGAGATAGAAGGAATTGAACATGAGGAAATGCATGGGAAACTACAATATATCGCAAGTAAGGGGATCAAATCTCATATAGACGGTCAACCAGTTCTTATTGGAAATTATGTCTTGATGCAGGATGAGCAGATTCATATCAGTTCGGAGCAAAATGCTTTAATTGAAGAGCACAAGAGTCACTACAATCTCTTATTCTTAGCCTATCAGAATGAATTGATTGGAATGTTCTGCATTCATACTCCTTTGAGAAAAGAAGCAAAAGCAGCCTTGGAGAAACTTAAGGTGCAAGGGAAAAAATTGATTCTGGCAACAGGGGACACCTTGGTTAGAACAGAGGAATTAGTCAAAGATTTGCCCTTTGATCAGGTCTATACAGACTTGAAACCTGATGGGAAATTTGAGTTAGTAGAGGAACTGCAGAAAGCAGGTCACACTATTTTGATGGTTGGAGATGGATTGAATGACTCAGCGGCTCTAACCCTATCAGATATCGGTGTGGTGATGAATGAGAGTGCAGATATTTCTAAGCAGATGAGCGATATCTTATTGTTAGATAATCGTTTGGATTTCTTCCAAGAGTTGGATTCGCTATCATCATCTTTGCAAACACTCATCAAGAAGAATATTCAAGATACCGTTGTCGTAAATAGTAGTTTGATTGGCTTTGGCTTGTTTAACTGGCTCAGCCCTTCAAATCTCTCTATCTTACATAATCTAACAACCTTACGCATTGTACTGCGTAGCCTGTCTATTAAGGGATAG
- a CDS encoding DUF6110 family protein has protein sequence MLKEVLSVAKVAKKSSLFLGGVAFGTLGLKILASKEAKKGYSKALAKAYKLKDELDASVSVVKQHGDDVLQDAKYLYEQEKKEEQLDSLIGE, from the coding sequence ATGTTAAAAGAAGTATTGAGCGTCGCAAAAGTTGCGAAAAAATCATCACTCTTTTTGGGTGGTGTCGCATTTGGTACCCTTGGCTTGAAAATCTTAGCAAGTAAGGAAGCTAAAAAAGGTTATTCTAAAGCTTTGGCTAAGGCTTACAAGTTGAAAGACGAGCTAGACGCCTCTGTTTCTGTTGTGAAGCAACATGGAGACGATGTCTTGCAAGATGCCAAATATTTGTACGAGCAAGAGAAAAAAGAAGAGCAATTAGATAGCCTTATAGGAGAATAA
- the tyrS gene encoding tyrosine--tRNA ligase, whose amino-acid sequence MHIFDELKERGLIFQTTDEEALRKALEEGQVSYYTGYDPTADSLHLGHLVAILTSRRLQLAGHKPYALVGGATGLIGDPSFKDAERSLQTKDTVDGWVKSIQGQLSRFLDFENGKNKAVMVNNYDWFGSISFIDFLRDIGKYFTVNYMMSKESVKKRIETGISYTEFAYQIMQGYDFFVLNQDHNVTLQIGGSDQWGNMTAGTELLRRKADKTGHVITVPLITDATGKKFGKSEGNAVWLNPEKTSPYEMYQFWMNVMDADAVRFLKIFTFLSLEEIEDIRKQFEAAPHERLAQKVLAREVVTLVHGEEAYKEALNITEQLFAGNIKNLSVKELKQGLRGVPNYQVQADENHNIVELLVASGVVNSKRQAREDVQNGAIYVNGDRIQDLDYVLSDADKLENELTVIRRGKKKYFVLTY is encoded by the coding sequence ATGCACATTTTTGATGAGCTAAAAGAGCGTGGTTTGATTTTTCAAACGACTGATGAAGAAGCTTTGCGTAAAGCCCTAGAAGAAGGTCAAGTTTCTTATTATACTGGCTACGATCCAACTGCTGACAGCCTTCACCTAGGCCATCTTGTCGCAATCTTGACAAGTCGTCGCTTGCAACTAGCAGGTCACAAACCTTATGCGCTCGTTGGCGGTGCTACAGGTCTCATCGGAGATCCGTCCTTCAAAGATGCTGAACGTAGTCTCCAAACAAAAGACACAGTAGATGGCTGGGTCAAGTCTATCCAAGGACAACTTTCTCGTTTTCTTGACTTTGAAAATGGCAAAAACAAGGCTGTCATGGTCAACAACTACGACTGGTTTGGCAGCATCAGCTTCATTGACTTCCTCCGTGATATCGGAAAATACTTCACTGTCAACTATATGATGAGCAAGGAATCTGTGAAAAAACGGATTGAAACTGGGATTTCCTACACTGAGTTTGCCTACCAAATCATGCAAGGTTATGACTTCTTCGTCCTTAACCAAGATCACAACGTAACGCTACAAATCGGTGGTTCTGACCAGTGGGGAAATATGACAGCTGGTACCGAATTGCTTCGTCGTAAGGCTGACAAGACTGGCCACGTTATCACTGTTCCATTGATTACAGATGCAACTGGTAAGAAATTTGGTAAATCAGAAGGAAACGCAGTTTGGCTCAATCCTGAAAAGACTTCCCCATACGAAATGTACCAATTCTGGATGAACGTTATGGACGCTGACGCTGTTCGCTTCTTGAAGATCTTTACTTTCTTGTCACTTGAGGAGATTGAAGACATTCGTAAACAATTTGAAGCAGCGCCACACGAACGCTTGGCTCAAAAAGTCTTGGCTCGTGAAGTCGTAACACTTGTTCACGGCGAAGAAGCTTACAAAGAAGCCCTCAACATCACTGAGCAACTCTTTGCAGGAAATATCAAAAATCTTTCTGTTAAAGAACTCAAACAAGGACTTCGTGGCGTGCCAAACTACCAAGTTCAAGCAGATGAAAACCACAATATCGTGGAACTTCTCGTGGCATCTGGTGTGGTTAACTCAAAACGCCAAGCCCGTGAAGATGTCCAAAATGGAGCTATTTACGTAAACGGCGACCGTATCCAAGACCTTGACTATGTCTTGAGCGACGCAGATAAGTTAGAGAACGAACTGACTGTTATCCGTCGCGGGAAGAAAAAATACTTCGTATTGACTTACTAA